From a region of the Primulina eburnea isolate SZY01 chromosome 7, ASM2296580v1, whole genome shotgun sequence genome:
- the LOC140835734 gene encoding uncharacterized protein gives MGLGFKVSIPSGDQMLTSKIVKNLELRLFKDVVLADLIVLPMPEFDIILGMDWLSGNEASIDFRQRTVPIRPPSGKPFVFEVARNKQIPHSISCLCARKLTKPGCQDFLSCVTTTHASISQKLEDVDIVSDFLNIFPEDVSDIPPDREVKFSIDLMLGTVPISKAPYRLAPAEMKELKEQIHELLEKGFIHPSYSPWDAPVLFVKKKMRWHSSYR, from the coding sequence atgggtttgggtttcaaagtttctattccATCCGGTGATCAAATGCTCACGTCTAAGATTgtcaagaatctggagcttcgtttgttCAAAGATGTGGTTCTggcagatcttattgtgcttcctatgcctgaatttgatattatactcggTATGGACTGGTTATCAGGGAATGAagcttcgattgattttcgTCAGCGAACAGTGCCTATTCGACCGCCTAGTGGTAAACCTTTTGTCTTTGAGGTGGCGAGAAACAAGCAAATTCCACACAGtatctcttgtctatgtgcgaggaagcttactAAGCCGGGATGCCAAGATTTTCTATCATGTGTCACCACCACACATGCATCTATCAGTCAGAAGTTAGAAgatgttgatattgtcagtGATTTTCTTAACATCTTTCCCGAGGACGTTTCTGATATTCCACCTGATCGTGAAGTGAAATTCTCTATTGATCTTATGCTGGGCACCGTTCCTATATCTAAAGCgccttatcgtctagcacccgctgaaatgaaagaattgaaagagcaAATCCACGAATTGCTAGAGAAGGGTTTCATTCACCCTAGTTATTCTCCATGGGACGCACCGGTgttatttgtgaaaaaaaaGATG